The genomic window TGCGCGGCACGGCGCTCGACCGGCGCGGCGGGGTGCGCCGCAACGCACGCCGCCGCCGCGGGCCGCGAGTTAGGCTTGGCCCCGATGAAGGCGCCGAGGGACAGCCAGGGACGCGCGCGGCGCGTCGCCACGCGGCTGGCGCTGGCGGCCCTGCTCGCCCTCGCGCCCCTGGCCCTGGCGCAGCGCGACGCGTTCGAGCAGATGCGCACGCTGCTGGCCACCGGCTACTACAACTCGGCGGCGCGGCTGAACGGGCCCGACCTCGTGGCCCAGTACCCGAACGAGGCCGAGGCTCACTACCTCTACGCCCGCGCTCTCTACCTCACCGGCGACTACGCGGGGGCGCGCTCGCAGCTCGACCGCGCCATCGAGCTGGCGAACGGCGACGACCCCGCCTACTCGCAGCTAGACGCGCTGCTCATGGCCGCCGAGGGCGACCCCGAGGGCGCGCTGCGGCTCCTCAAGAACGCGTTCCTCCGCACGCGCGACTACCAGTACGCCATGGACTGGGGCCGCGTGGCGTGGCAGGCGGCCGAGTACGACGAGGCCCTCGAGGCGTTCCGCATGGCGACGGAGACCGACGAGGGCATGCGCCAGCCCTGGCCGTACCTCGACGCGGGGCGGGTGCTCATGCTCACCGGCCGCATCGAGGAGGCCATCGCCCAGTTCAACATGGCCATCGAGGTCTACGAGCGCCACGACCCCGGCGTCACCGGACCCGGCTCT from Trueperaceae bacterium includes these protein-coding regions:
- a CDS encoding tetratricopeptide repeat protein → MKAPRDSQGRARRVATRLALAALLALAPLALAQRDAFEQMRTLLATGYYNSAARLNGPDLVAQYPNEAEAHYLYARALYLTGDYAGARSQLDRAIELANGDDPAYSQLDALLMAAEGDPEGALRLLKNAFLRTRDYQYAMDWGRVAWQAAEYDEALEAFRMATETDEGMRQPWPYLDAGRVLMLTGRIEEAIAQFNMAIEVYERHDPGVTGPGSPAYVEAFFRLGEAYEALGQPEQAEVNYRAARTADPNYMPAVAALDRLSRTFE